A section of the Clostridium felsineum DSM 794 genome encodes:
- a CDS encoding CBS domain-containing protein, with product MNIAFFITPKTQVVYAKLTSTLRQAFERMKYYNCHELIILNDKGEYVGFISKEDIIRKIKNSPQLHFKDFNKVGILDIIKYLINNPININYNVEDIPLSMNDTDFLPVADDSNKFIGIVKKTDILNYEKSYAV from the coding sequence ATGAATATAGCGTTTTTTATAACACCAAAAACACAAGTTGTGTACGCAAAATTAACTTCTACATTAAGACAGGCATTTGAAAGAATGAAATATTATAATTGTCATGAACTTATAATCCTAAATGACAAAGGGGAATATGTTGGATTCATTAGCAAAGAAGATATTATTAGAAAAATAAAAAATTCGCCTCAACTTCATTTTAAGGATTTTAATAAAGTTGGTATTTTAGATATAATTAAATACTTGATAAATAATCCCATAAATATAAATTATAATGTGGAGGATATTCCTTTATCTATGAATGATACAGATTTTCTTCCAGTTGCAGATGACAGCAACAAATTTATAGGAATAGTTAAAAAAACTGACATACTAAATTATGAAAAATCTTATGCTGTTTAA
- a CDS encoding RNA polymerase sigma factor, protein MDVKILVKKSKKGDISSFMKLLREREEFIYKISFTYTENSYDAEDCISEAAIKAFDKIKQLKDDNKFFSWYTSILINTCRKSLKRRINASTEEELNEIRDVFSYNAIEDKIIIEGLLNKLKKDEREILVLRYLKDYSIQEVADIMDIPLSTAKTRIYRTLNFLRGKSGGVKNEYYYTRKFNGQR, encoded by the coding sequence ATGGACGTAAAGATTTTAGTTAAAAAAAGTAAAAAGGGAGATATTTCCTCTTTCATGAAGCTTTTAAGGGAAAGAGAAGAATTTATTTATAAGATTTCTTTTACATATACTGAGAACTCTTATGATGCTGAGGATTGTATATCAGAAGCTGCTATAAAGGCCTTTGATAAAATTAAACAACTTAAGGATGATAATAAATTTTTTAGTTGGTATACTTCAATTCTTATAAATACTTGTAGAAAAAGCTTAAAGAGAAGGATAAATGCATCCACAGAAGAGGAATTAAATGAAATAAGAGATGTATTTTCCTATAATGCTATTGAAGATAAGATTATTATTGAGGGACTTTTAAATAAATTGAAAAAGGATGAAAGGGAGATATTAGTTCTAAGATATTTAAAAGATTACTCAATACAAGAAGTGGCAGATATAATGGACATACCTTTAAGTACTGCTAAAACTAGAATATATAGAACTTTGAATTTTTTAAGAGGTAAGAGTGGAGGGGTAAAAAATGAATACTATTATACCAGAAAATTTAATGGACAACGTTGA
- the pdaA gene encoding delta-lactam-biosynthetic de-N-acetylase — protein sequence MKKKVILILIVILVSMVVLPNRVIAAPVMQENTSFETPQKEKFLDKVRNTVLNRNYKGFNTQPHEWYYMNKGKSEEQGPPKETSDYVPKYNCYYIGDSSKKIIYLTFDEGYEKGYTPKILDVLKKHNAKAAFFVVKPYIESSPEIVKRMEREGHYVCNHTVNHKSMPSIYDEQKFKSELDGVEKEYKKVTGKEMPKYFRPPMGKYSELSLYYTKKLGYKTIFWSFAYGDWETGNQPSKTEAKKKILSRTHNGTVLLLHAVSKTNADVLDELLTQWEKEGYKIGTLDELVKFKQ from the coding sequence TTGAAGAAAAAAGTTATTTTGATTTTAATTGTAATATTAGTAAGTATGGTGGTATTACCTAATAGAGTTATAGCCGCACCTGTTATGCAAGAGAATACTAGCTTTGAAACTCCACAAAAAGAAAAGTTCTTAGATAAAGTAAGAAACACTGTTTTAAATAGAAACTATAAAGGGTTTAATACGCAGCCTCATGAGTGGTACTATATGAATAAGGGAAAGAGTGAAGAACAAGGACCACCAAAAGAAACTTCGGATTATGTCCCTAAGTATAACTGCTACTATATTGGGGATAGTTCTAAAAAAATAATATATCTTACTTTTGATGAAGGATACGAAAAAGGATATACGCCTAAAATACTAGATGTTTTGAAAAAGCATAACGCAAAGGCAGCTTTTTTTGTAGTTAAACCATATATAGAATCAAGTCCTGAAATAGTAAAGAGAATGGAAAGAGAAGGCCATTATGTATGTAATCACACAGTAAACCATAAATCTATGCCAAGTATATATGATGAACAAAAATTCAAAAGTGAGTTAGATGGAGTCGAGAAGGAGTATAAAAAAGTTACAGGAAAAGAAATGCCCAAATATTTTAGACCACCAATGGGTAAGTATAGTGAATTATCGCTTTATTATACTAAGAAATTAGGTTATAAGACTATATTTTGGAGCTTTGCTTATGGAGATTGGGAAACAGGAAATCAACCTTCAAAAACAGAAGCAAAGAAAAAAATATTATCTAGAACTCATAATGGAACAGTGTTACTCTTACATGCTGTTTCAAAAACTAATGCTGATGTTTTAGATGAGCTTCTGACTCAGTGGGAAAAAGAAGGATATAAAATAGGAACATTAGATGAATTAGTTAAGTTTAAGCAATAG
- the abc-f gene encoding ribosomal protection-like ABC-F family protein gives MLYLEIRNLKKWFKDKLILNIENLKIYSGDKIGVVGVNGAGKSTFLNIISEKIKPEEGILKVSTSYSYITQLNEEYSDDEEKLSGGEKTKLKIENSFKKKANMLIADEPTANLDINAVVKLEKQLINFNGAIILVSHDRKLLDRVCNKIIEIENGKVTEYKGNFTEFYKQKSLEMKRKEIEYISYLKEKKRLEESIQNIENKTKSINRAPKRMGNSEARLHKMGGQKEKASLDRRRKSIETRIKHLNVKEKPIKLERSKIDFVYSKKIYSKIIIKGNNINKRFGKKIILENADFNILNGSKVALLGSNGSGKTTLIKMIINSQTDIVVSENARIGYFSQELDLLSKDKTILNNIMESSVYDENFVRLTLARLLFKKEDVYKKVSELSGGERVKASFAKIILSESNMLILDEPTNYLDIYSMNALEEVLKDYTGTILFVSHDRKFVEKIADSIIVIKNNKLEQFNGVYSEYIKKKNDKKEDISNRDKKIILENKLAEIVGRISAPSKKDNVEELDKEYNSILEKIKKL, from the coding sequence TTGTTATATTTAGAAATTAGAAATTTGAAAAAATGGTTTAAGGATAAGTTAATATTAAATATTGAAAATTTGAAGATTTATAGTGGAGATAAGATAGGAGTAGTAGGTGTTAATGGTGCTGGAAAAAGTACTTTTTTGAATATAATTTCAGAAAAAATTAAACCTGAAGAGGGTATATTAAAAGTAAGCACTAGCTATTCATATATAACACAGCTTAATGAAGAGTACTCAGATGATGAAGAGAAATTAAGTGGTGGGGAAAAAACAAAATTAAAAATAGAAAATTCTTTTAAAAAGAAAGCAAATATGTTAATAGCAGATGAACCAACAGCTAATCTTGATATAAATGCTGTAGTGAAATTAGAAAAGCAGCTTATTAATTTTAATGGAGCAATAATTTTAGTATCTCATGATAGAAAGCTTTTAGACAGAGTATGCAATAAAATAATTGAAATTGAAAATGGAAAGGTGACTGAATATAAGGGGAATTTTACTGAGTTTTATAAGCAAAAAAGTCTTGAAATGAAAAGAAAAGAAATTGAGTATATAAGTTACTTAAAGGAAAAGAAAAGACTTGAGGAAAGTATACAGAATATAGAGAATAAAACAAAGTCTATAAATAGAGCACCTAAAAGAATGGGAAATTCAGAAGCTAGACTGCATAAAATGGGAGGGCAAAAGGAAAAGGCAAGTCTAGATAGAAGAAGGAAATCTATAGAGACAAGAATTAAGCATTTAAATGTAAAGGAAAAACCTATTAAATTAGAAAGATCAAAAATAGATTTTGTGTATTCTAAAAAAATATATTCTAAAATAATTATAAAAGGAAACAATATAAATAAGAGGTTTGGTAAAAAAATAATATTAGAAAATGCAGATTTCAATATATTGAATGGATCAAAGGTTGCGCTTTTGGGAAGTAATGGATCAGGAAAAACAACACTTATTAAAATGATAATTAATTCTCAAACGGATATAGTTGTATCAGAAAATGCTCGTATAGGCTATTTTAGCCAAGAACTTGATTTGCTTTCAAAAGATAAAACTATATTAAATAATATAATGGAGAGTTCTGTCTACGATGAGAACTTTGTAAGACTTACACTAGCAAGATTATTATTTAAAAAGGAAGATGTATACAAAAAAGTTTCAGAACTAAGTGGAGGAGAGAGGGTAAAGGCTTCATTTGCAAAGATAATACTAAGTGAAAGTAATATGCTCATATTAGATGAACCCACAAATTATTTGGATATATATTCAATGAATGCATTAGAAGAAGTACTTAAAGATTATACTGGTACAATACTTTTTGTATCTCATGATAGAAAATTCGTTGAAAAAATTGCTGACTCTATAATAGTAATAAAAAATAATAAATTAGAGCAATTTAATGGAGTATATAGTGAGTATATAAAAAAGAAAAATGATAAAAAAGAAGATATAAGTAATAGGGATAAAAAAATAATTTTAGAAAATAAATTAGCAGAAATAGTTGGCAGAATATCAGCACCTTCTAAAAAGGATAATGTAGAAGAGTTAGACAAAGAATATAATAGTATTTTAGAAAAAATAAAAAAATTATAG
- a CDS encoding DEAD/DEAH box helicase, translated as MENKKFTDLKLNSSVLKAIDDMGFEEPSNIQAEAIPVVIDGYDMIGQAQTGTGKTVAFGAPIISKIKDINEREGVQAIILTPTRELAIQITDELTRLSKYARVRILPIYGGQSIERQMRAIKRGVDVIVATPGRIMDHIKRKTVRLDKVKFLVLDEADEMLDMGFIDDIEGIIKNISGDRQTMLFSATMPAPIKKLASNYMKKEVKHIAIIKNSLTVERIQQFYFEVKNKDKFEALCRVIDVEEPGITIIFCRTKRGVDELVESMQFRGYNVEGMHGDMSQNQRINTLKKFKENNIDFLVATDVAARGIDVHNVSHVINYDIPQDMESYVHRIGRTGRANAEGIAYSLVTPREYVMIKQIEKFTKSKIRRKEIPTIDDIFETKYNSLTDKIRTNIEKNDFNKYIPFVQKLDDEFNLVDVSAALVKMIFDKEMGFDYSGNDNDKLKNDESVRLFFSAGRKDKLSVKKLLEFIDKSSGVEGNEIGDIDILDKFTFVDVPDRLKDVIIKNCSGKKLSGRKISIEVAKSKKKSK; from the coding sequence ATGGAAAATAAAAAATTTACCGATTTAAAGTTAAACAGCAGCGTTTTGAAGGCAATAGATGATATGGGATTTGAGGAACCATCTAATATACAGGCGGAAGCTATTCCGGTTGTTATAGATGGATATGATATGATAGGTCAGGCTCAAACAGGAACGGGAAAAACAGTTGCATTTGGAGCACCAATAATAAGTAAAATAAAAGATATCAATGAAAGAGAAGGAGTTCAAGCAATAATATTAACACCTACAAGAGAACTCGCTATTCAAATAACTGATGAATTAACAAGATTATCAAAGTATGCAAGAGTTAGAATATTACCAATATATGGTGGTCAATCAATAGAAAGACAAATGAGAGCTATTAAAAGAGGAGTAGATGTTATAGTTGCAACTCCTGGAAGAATAATGGATCACATAAAAAGAAAAACAGTAAGATTGGATAAAGTTAAGTTTTTAGTCCTTGATGAAGCAGATGAAATGCTTGATATGGGATTTATAGATGATATAGAGGGAATAATAAAGAATATAAGTGGTGATAGGCAAACAATGCTATTCTCAGCTACAATGCCAGCTCCAATAAAAAAATTAGCTTCTAATTATATGAAAAAGGAAGTTAAGCATATAGCAATAATAAAAAATTCTTTAACAGTTGAAAGAATACAACAATTCTATTTTGAAGTAAAAAATAAAGATAAGTTTGAAGCATTATGTAGGGTAATAGATGTTGAAGAACCAGGAATTACTATTATATTTTGTAGGACAAAAAGAGGCGTAGATGAGTTAGTTGAATCAATGCAATTTAGAGGCTATAATGTTGAGGGAATGCATGGTGATATGAGCCAAAATCAAAGAATAAATACTCTTAAAAAGTTCAAGGAAAATAATATTGACTTTTTAGTGGCAACAGATGTAGCTGCAAGAGGTATAGATGTACATAATGTATCACATGTAATAAATTATGATATACCTCAAGATATGGAGTCATATGTTCATAGAATAGGAAGAACTGGAAGAGCAAATGCAGAGGGAATAGCATATTCATTAGTAACACCAAGAGAATATGTTATGATTAAGCAAATTGAAAAGTTTACAAAGAGTAAGATAAGAAGAAAAGAAATACCTACAATAGATGATATATTTGAAACTAAATATAATAGCTTAACAGACAAAATAAGAACTAATATTGAAAAAAATGACTTTAATAAGTATATTCCGTTTGTGCAAAAGCTTGATGATGAATTTAATTTAGTAGATGTATCAGCAGCTTTAGTTAAAATGATCTTCGATAAAGAAATGGGTTTTGATTATTCAGGTAATGATAATGATAAACTTAAAAATGATGAAAGTGTTAGATTATTCTTTAGTGCAGGAAGAAAAGATAAATTATCAGTTAAAAAACTTCTTGAATTTATAGATAAATCATCAGGTGTTGAAGGAAACGAAATAGGTGATATAGATATACTTGATAAATTCACTTTTGTTGATGTTCCAGATAGATTGAAGGACGTTATAATAAAAAATTGTAGTGGCAAGAAATTGAGTGGAAGAAAAATAAGTATAGAAGTAGCTAAGTCAAAAAAGAAATCTAAATAA
- a CDS encoding DUF4179 domain-containing protein, translating into MNTIIPENLMDNVEKSLINHVKNKDKKRHMYKVVSVIISFLVILPAATFAYSNYNDNVLYKQSIDLARKNNDVTKVNKIFKYKGVSFNIKEIVADTTGIEVIYEVSDSKYSINKISFGDKDNKKFNAFAYTYSDSNPNSKQRSFFIGLDSSEVEYVKNNPVSIDIESIKNEGTNTSKGMVDKVKDFVYGKDKATKLEWVLKTKVSLKETKIVPVNKEYSLDVGTLKINSLRIGLFTTNFDYTFIPKDKDISMVNPMFSIRLGRNYVDGSMGESYGPFEGMISSNKSFSEVRNGVGENSGFFGTRSFKSLYYKKPSQIGIKLIALNVEYKTNDSNKSYKIDKNKLPIEISYNGESFKITHIKENKDSIQYNIEYSKNNRIYNEVLTNICEETTNKNIFNNYSESQCKSDKVKFVDQISRDAVYNSLVKKVPNLNEIEKHVATSEKETNSFQNAVISAQITLHHKRNNGPMRFVITGANKKLIYNVDELIINNYGN; encoded by the coding sequence ATGAATACTATTATACCAGAAAATTTAATGGACAACGTTGAAAAGAGTTTAATAAATCATGTTAAGAACAAAGATAAAAAAAGGCATATGTATAAGGTTGTATCAGTGATAATTAGTTTTTTGGTGATTTTGCCAGCAGCAACATTTGCTTATTCAAATTATAATGATAATGTCTTATATAAACAGTCAATAGATTTGGCACGTAAAAATAATGATGTTACAAAAGTGAATAAAATCTTTAAATATAAAGGTGTATCCTTTAATATTAAGGAGATTGTTGCAGATACAACAGGTATAGAAGTTATTTATGAAGTATCAGATTCAAAGTATTCAATAAATAAGATTAGTTTCGGAGATAAAGACAATAAAAAATTTAATGCATTTGCCTATACGTATTCTGACTCAAATCCTAATAGTAAACAAAGATCTTTTTTTATTGGTCTAGATAGCAGTGAGGTAGAATATGTGAAAAATAATCCAGTTAGCATAGACATTGAATCAATTAAAAATGAAGGTACAAATACTTCTAAAGGTATGGTGGATAAAGTTAAAGATTTTGTCTATGGAAAAGATAAGGCAACAAAGCTGGAATGGGTATTAAAAACAAAGGTTTCTTTAAAAGAAACTAAAATAGTACCAGTAAATAAGGAGTACTCTTTAGATGTAGGTACTTTAAAGATTAATTCACTTAGAATAGGTTTGTTTACAACCAATTTTGATTATACATTTATTCCTAAAGATAAAGATATATCAATGGTAAATCCTATGTTTTCTATAAGATTAGGTAGAAATTATGTGGATGGTTCTATGGGGGAAAGTTATGGCCCTTTTGAAGGAATGATTAGTTCTAATAAGTCTTTTTCAGAGGTCAGAAATGGAGTAGGAGAAAATAGTGGTTTTTTTGGGACAAGGAGTTTTAAATCATTATATTATAAAAAACCAAGTCAGATAGGTATAAAATTAATTGCTTTAAATGTAGAATACAAAACTAATGATTCTAATAAAAGCTATAAAATAGATAAAAATAAACTTCCAATAGAAATTAGTTATAATGGTGAAAGCTTTAAAATAACACATATTAAAGAAAATAAAGATTCTATACAATATAATATAGAATACAGCAAAAATAATAGGATATATAATGAGGTTTTAACTAATATTTGTGAAGAAACTACGAATAAAAATATTTTCAATAATTATTCTGAAAGTCAATGTAAAAGTGATAAAGTTAAATTTGTAGATCAGATTTCTAGGGATGCCGTGTATAATTCGCTAGTTAAAAAAGTTCCTAATCTTAATGAAATTGAAAAGCATGTAGCAACTAGTGAAAAAGAGACTAATAGCTTTCAAAATGCTGTTATTTCAGCTCAAATAACTTTACATCATAAAAGAAATAATGGGCCAATGAGATTTGTAATTACAGGGGCTAATAAAAAACTAATTTATAATGTAGATGAATTGATTATAAATAATTATGGTAATTAA
- a CDS encoding insulinase family protein, with protein MNCFKKDSVYHGFKFLREEDVNEINSKAFIFEHIKSGAKLLYLQNEDTNKVFSISFRTPPKDSTGVFHILEHSVLCGSDKYPVKEPFVELLKGSLNTFLNAMTFSDKTMYPVASKNDKDFLNLMDVYLDAVFHPNIYKYEEIFQQEGWHYELNNKDENISYKGVVYNEMKGAFSSPEGVLMRRIQNSLFPDTTYGFESGGDPDVIPDLTYEDFINSHKKYYSPSNSYIYLYGDMNLDEKLQYIDENYLKNYDRIDVDSKIEVQKPIGKLVESVYEYPILQDENEKDKTYLSLNFVVSTPTDNEKYLAFDILEYILLESEAAPLKKAIIKAGLGKDVFGLYDNGIKQTYFSVIAKNSNESQKEEFKKLVFDTLEDLVKNGIDKKLIEAAINTREFELREADYHSYPRGLGYGIKVMDSWLYDAQPTNNLKFEEALKNIKKALTENYFEKLIEEYLINSNHSSLVIVKPSKTVEVEKGKKINEELIKLKESMKEEDLSKIISDTKKLKERQTTGDTEENLRKIPMLSLEDINKEVEKLPLEEREEDKIKVLYHDVFTNKILYLKFYFDSRVIKYDDLPYLGLVENILGRVDTQKYKYEELANEINIKTGDISFENALFTAKDDDKDYTTKFVCKTKVIIDKVPDAISLINEIMHHSLFDDENRLREIIQEMRSRFEMIINQSGNSISSLRLKSYFSPSGEYSERLNGISFYKFICNLDENFSEKFNEVKKKLKDICDVLFNKDKVIISVTGNNEIYDKFKGELSKLELKSLEVPEKPEEYNKFAQSINEGLITSSKVQYAAKGFNFRRLGYEYSGKMKVLNSIISLSYLWNNVRVMGGAYGCSSYILRNGNVFFVSYRDPNLAETLKIYDDVYKYIENFEVDDYEMTKSILGTISTIDRPLLPSQIGTKSDSYYFNKLTYEDIQKERDEILSTKKEDIKAYAKMLKEVMSKNYICVLGNDAKIAENKQIFGKLINVFE; from the coding sequence GTGAATTGTTTTAAAAAAGATAGCGTATATCATGGTTTTAAGTTTTTAAGAGAAGAAGATGTTAATGAAATAAATTCAAAAGCATTTATTTTTGAACATATAAAAAGTGGAGCAAAGCTTCTATATTTACAAAATGAAGATACAAATAAGGTTTTTTCAATTAGTTTTAGAACACCACCTAAGGATAGTACAGGAGTTTTTCATATATTAGAACATTCTGTTCTATGCGGATCAGACAAATATCCTGTTAAGGAGCCTTTTGTTGAACTTTTAAAAGGATCATTAAATACATTTTTGAATGCCATGACTTTTAGTGACAAAACAATGTATCCGGTTGCAAGCAAAAATGATAAGGATTTTTTAAATTTAATGGATGTATATCTTGATGCAGTTTTTCATCCTAATATATATAAATATGAAGAAATATTTCAGCAAGAAGGTTGGCATTATGAGTTAAACAATAAGGATGAAAATATTAGTTATAAGGGTGTTGTGTATAATGAAATGAAAGGTGCATTTTCTTCACCAGAGGGTGTACTTATGAGAAGAATTCAAAATTCACTTTTCCCAGATACAACTTATGGTTTTGAGTCGGGTGGAGATCCAGATGTTATACCTGATTTAACATATGAAGATTTCATAAATTCACATAAAAAATATTATAGCCCTAGTAACAGCTATATATATTTGTATGGAGATATGAATTTAGATGAAAAATTACAATACATTGATGAAAATTATTTGAAAAATTATGATAGAATAGACGTTGATTCTAAAATAGAGGTACAAAAACCCATTGGTAAATTAGTTGAGTCAGTATATGAATATCCAATACTTCAAGATGAAAATGAAAAGGATAAGACATATTTAAGTCTTAATTTTGTGGTAAGTACACCAACTGATAATGAGAAGTATCTAGCATTTGATATTCTTGAATATATTCTTCTTGAAAGTGAAGCAGCACCTCTTAAAAAAGCAATAATAAAAGCAGGTCTTGGAAAAGATGTTTTTGGACTTTATGATAATGGTATAAAGCAAACGTACTTTAGTGTGATAGCTAAAAATTCCAATGAAAGTCAAAAGGAAGAATTTAAAAAGTTAGTATTTGATACATTAGAAGATTTAGTGAAAAACGGAATAGATAAAAAGCTTATAGAAGCTGCAATAAATACAAGGGAATTTGAACTCAGAGAAGCTGATTACCATAGCTATCCTAGAGGACTTGGATATGGAATAAAAGTTATGGATAGTTGGCTTTATGATGCACAGCCGACTAATAATCTAAAATTTGAGGAAGCACTTAAAAATATAAAAAAGGCTCTTACAGAAAATTATTTTGAAAAACTTATTGAAGAGTATTTAATAAATTCAAATCATAGTAGCTTAGTAATTGTTAAGCCTTCAAAAACTGTAGAAGTAGAGAAGGGTAAAAAAATAAATGAAGAATTAATTAAATTAAAAGAGTCTATGAAGGAAGAGGATTTAAGCAAAATAATTTCAGATACTAAAAAATTAAAGGAAAGACAGACTACTGGTGATACAGAAGAAAATTTGAGAAAAATTCCAATGCTTTCTTTAGAAGATATTAATAAAGAAGTAGAGAAACTTCCGCTTGAAGAGAGAGAAGAAGATAAAATAAAAGTACTTTATCATGATGTTTTTACAAACAAAATACTATATTTAAAATTTTACTTTGATTCTCGAGTAATTAAGTATGATGATTTACCATACCTTGGACTTGTTGAAAATATACTGGGAAGAGTAGATACACAAAAGTATAAATATGAGGAATTGGCAAATGAAATAAATATTAAAACAGGAGATATAAGCTTTGAAAATGCTTTGTTTACAGCAAAGGATGATGACAAGGATTATACTACAAAATTTGTTTGTAAAACTAAAGTTATAATAGATAAAGTTCCAGATGCAATTAGTTTAATAAATGAAATAATGCATCATAGTTTATTTGACGATGAAAATAGGTTGAGAGAAATAATTCAAGAAATGAGATCCAGATTTGAAATGATTATAAATCAAAGTGGAAATTCCATATCATCCTTAAGACTTAAATCTTATTTCTCACCATCAGGAGAATATAGTGAAAGACTTAATGGAATTAGTTTTTACAAATTTATATGTAATTTAGATGAAAATTTTAGTGAGAAATTCAATGAAGTAAAGAAAAAATTAAAAGATATATGTGACGTGCTATTTAATAAGGATAAAGTTATAATAAGTGTAACAGGTAACAATGAGATTTATGATAAGTTTAAGGGAGAACTTTCAAAACTTGAACTTAAAAGTCTTGAAGTTCCTGAAAAACCAGAAGAGTACAATAAATTTGCTCAATCTATTAATGAAGGATTAATTACTTCAAGCAAAGTTCAATATGCTGCTAAAGGTTTTAATTTTAGAAGACTTGGATATGAGTATTCAGGAAAAATGAAGGTTCTTAATAGCATAATAAGCTTAAGCTATTTGTGGAATAATGTTAGAGTAATGGGAGGAGCTTATGGGTGTTCTTCTTATATACTAAGAAATGGAAATGTATTCTTTGTATCTTACAGAGATCCAAATTTAGCTGAGACTCTTAAAATATATGATGATGTGTATAAGTATATTGAAAATTTTGAAGTTGATGATTACGAAATGACTAAGAGTATACTAGGAACAATATCAACTATAGATAGACCACTTTTACCTAGTCAAATTGGAACAAAGTCAGATTCATATTATTTCAACAAATTAACTTATGAGGATATACAAAAGGAAAGAGACGAAATTTTAAGTACAAAGAAAGAAGACATTAAGGCTTATGCTAAGATGCTGAAAGAGGTTATGAGTAAAAACTATATATGTGTACTTGGAAATGATGCTAAAATAGCAGAAAACAAACAGATATTTGGAAAGCTTATAAATGTGTTTGAATAG